One Setaria viridis chromosome 5, Setaria_viridis_v4.0, whole genome shotgun sequence genomic region harbors:
- the LOC117855875 gene encoding PH, RCC1 and FYVE domains-containing protein 1, translating into MSDASSDLGGIRAGPVERDIEQAITALKKGAYLLKYGRRGKPKFCPFRLSNDESVLIWFSGKEEKHLRLSHVSRIIPGQRTAIFQRYPRPEKECQSFSLISHDRSLDIICKDKDEAEVWFAGLKTLISRSHQRKWRTESRSDILSSGATSPRTYTRRSSPLSSPFSSNDSIHKDGSDNYRLRTPYGSPPKNGLEKAFSDVMLYAVPPKGFLPSDSNAGSVHSMSSGHSDNTNGHPRSIPMDAFRVSYSSAVSSSSHGSGHDDGDALGDVFIWGEGTGEGTLGGGSSRVGSSSGAKMDCLVPKPLEFAVRLDVQNISCGGRHSALVTKQGEIYSWGEESGGRLGHGVDCDVSQPKLIDALSHMNIELVACGEYHTCAVTLSGDLYTWGDGTFKFGLLGHGNDVSHWVPKRVNGPLEGIHVSSISCGPWHTALVTSAGQLFTFGDGSFGVLGHGDRESISVPREVESLKGLRTVRVACGVWHTAAVVEVMAGNSSSSNCSSGKIFTWGDGDKGRLGHGDKEPRYVPTCVAALVEPNFCQVACGHCLTVALTTSGHVYTMGSAVYGQLGNPQADGILPVRVEGKLHKNFVEEISCGAYHVAVLTSRTEVYTWGKGANGRLGHGDTDDRNTPTLVEALKDKQVRSVVCGINFTAAICIHKWVSGVDQSMCSGCRQPFNLRRKRHNCYNCALVFCHSCSSKKSLKASLAPNPNKPYRVCDSCYSKLTKGLETDMHSSAKRAASVPGLSDTIEEDLETRSNAQLSRLSSMESFKHVDSRYSKKNKKFEFNSTRVSPVPNGSSHWSGLNISRSFNPVFGSSKKFFSASVPGSRIVSRATSPISRRASPPRSTTPTPTLGGLASPRVVANDGKPTNDALSQEVLNLRSQVESLTRKSQLLEVELERTTKQLKEAISIAGEETAKCKAAKEVIKSLTAQLKGMAERLPGGAAKNTKLPPLPGISIPNDISSVGTESLGSPSSSGEQITNGHNGLLASNGPSSVRNKTSHAEVGKNGSRLPDAESCHEAEWVEQDEPGVYITLTALPGGARDLKRVRFSRKRFSETQAEQWWQENRARVYQQYNVRVVDKSTASVDNDIPSN; encoded by the exons ATGTCGGACGCCTCCTCGGATCTCGGCGGCATCCGGGCGGGGCCCGTCGAGCGCGACATCGAGCAG GCCATCACCGCTCTCAAGAAAGGAGCTTACTTGTTGAAGTATGGGCGTAGAGGAAAGCCAAAGTTTTGTCCATTTAGGCTATCCAAT GATGAATCTGTATTGATATGGTTCTCAGGGAAAGAAGAGAAACATTTAAGGTTGAGCCATGTATCTAGGATAATTCCTGGGCAGCGGACT GCAATTTTTCAGAGGTATCCACGGCCTGAGAAGGAATGCCAATCTTTTTCTCTAATCTCACATGATAGGTCATTGGATATA ATATGTAAAGATAAAGATGAAGCTGAAGTATGGTTTGCTGGGCTGAAAACATTGATTTCCCGTAGCCACCAAAGAAAATGGAGAACTGAATCTAGAAGTGATATCCTTTCCTCTGGTGCAACTAGTCCAAGGACTTACACACGCCGGAGTTCTCCTCTGAGTTCACCTTTCAGCAGCAACGACAGCATCCACAAG GATGGCAGTGACAATTACCGACTCCGTACTCCATATGGGAGCCCACCAAAGAATGGATTGGAAAAGGCCTTTTCTGATGTCATGCTGTATGCAGTTCCTCCCAAGGGCTTTTTACCATCGGATTCTAATGCCGGGTCGGTCCATTCTATGTCTTCTGGACACTCAGATAACACAAATGGGCACCCAAGAAGCATTCCAATGGATGCTTTCCGAGTCAGTTATTCAAGTGCTGTTAGTTCATCTAGTCATGGTTCTGGTCATGATGATGGTGATGCTTTAGGCGATGTTTTCATATGGGGAGAAGGAACCGGGGAAGGAACTCTTGGTGGTGGTAGTTCGAGAGTTGGAAGCTCCTCAGGTGCAAAAATGGATTGCCTTGTACCAAAACCATTAGAATTTGCTGTGCGACTTGATGTACAGAACATATCTTGTGGAGGAAGACATTCTGCACTTGTCACTAAACAAGGAGAGATCTATTCATGGGGTGAGGAATCGGGGGGACGGCTTGGTCATGGTGTCGATTGTGATGTATCGCAGCCAAAACTCATCGATGCTCTTTCTCATATGAACATTGAGCTGGTAGCATGTGGTGAATACCACACTTGTGCTGTTACACTATCTGGAGATCTTTACACATGGGGGGATGGCACCTTTAAATTTGGGCTTTTAGGTCATGGAAATGATGTCAGTCACTGGGTACCAAAGCGCGTGAATGGACCACTAGAGGGTATACATGTTTCATCAATTTCATGTGGACCTTGGCATACAGCCCTAGTAACTTCTGCTGGACAGCTTTTCACATTTGGAGATGGATCTTTTGGGGTTCTGGGTCATGGAGATCGTGAAAGTATCTCAGTCCCCAGAGAAGTTGAATCCCTCAAAGGGCTACGCACGGTGCGGGTGGCTTGTGGTGTTTGGCACACTGCTGCAGTTGTGGAAGTAATGGCTGGGAATTCAAGTTCTAGCAATTGTTCTTCTGGTAAGATATTTACATGGGGTGATGGTGATAAAGGTCGCTTAGGTCATGGTGACAAGGAACCACGATATGTCCCAACTTGTGTGGCTGCTTTGGTGGAGCCCAATTTTTGTCAGGTTGCTTGTGGGCATTGCTTGACAGTAGCCCTTACTACTTCTGGCCATGTGTATACAATGGGCAGTGCTGTCTATGGTCAGCTGGGGAACCCACAAGCTGATGGTATACTTCCTGTACGTGTTGAAGGGAAGCTACACAAAAACTTCGTGGAGGAGATTTCATGTGGTGCATATCATGTAGCTGTCTTAACGTCTAGGACTGAGGTGTACACATGGGGCAAAGGTGCAAATGGCCGGTTAGGTCATGGTGACACTGATGATAGGAATACTCCTACATTGGTTGAAGCACTGAAAGATAAGCAAGTTAGAAGTGTTGTTTGTGGAATTAACTTCACTGCAGCAATATGCATCCACAAATGGGTATCTGGAGTTGATCAATCAATGTGCTCAGGTTGCCGTCAGCCATTCAACTTGAGGAGAAAACGTCATAATTGCTACAACTGTGCTCTAGTATTTTGCCATTCCTGCAGCAGTAAAAAATCTCTGAAGGCTTCATTAGCACCAAATCCAAACAAGCCTTACCGTGTCTGTGATAGCTGCTACAGCAAACTGACAAAGGGACTTGAGACAGACATGCATTCTTCAGCAAAGCGGGCTGCTAGTGTACCAGGATTAAGTGATACAATCGAGGAGGATCTGGAAACAAGGTCAAATGCTCAACTATCAAGATTATCTTCAATGGAATCTTTTAAGCATGTGGATAGCAGATATtccaagaaaaataagaaatttgaatttaaTAGCACCCGTGTTTCCCCTGTGCCAAATGGAAGTTCACATTGGAGTGGGCTTAACATTTCAAGATCTTTCAATcctgtatttggatcttcaaagAAATTTTTCTCAGCATCAGTCCCTGGATCTAGGATTGTTTCTAGGGCAACATCACCTATTTCGAGAAGAGCAAGCCCTCCACGATCCACAACACCTACACCTACTCTGGGTGGTCTAGCGTCTCCAAGAGTTGTTGCAAATGATGGAAAGCCAACAAATGATGCACTAAGCCAAGAGGTTCTGAATTTGAGGTCTCAG GTGGAGAGTCTTACGAGGAAGTCTCAACTGCTTGAAGTGGAGCTGGAGAGAACTACCAAACAATTGAAGGAAGCTATTTCCATTGCTGGGGAGGAAACTGCAAAATGCAAGGCGGCAAAGGAAGTAATCAAGTCACTCACTGCACAA TTGAAGGGGATGGCCGAGAGGTTACCTGGAGGAGCAGCCAAGAACACTAAACTGCCACCTCTTCCTGGAATTTCCATTCCAAATGACATTTCATCTGTGGGTACAGAGAGTTTGGGCAGCCCAAGCAGTTCTGGAGAACAAATCACAAATGGTCATAATGGATTGCTTGCTTCTAATGGACCAAGTTCTGTTAGGAATAAGACGAGTCATGCAGAAGTTGGCAAGAATGGAAGTAGGTTACCTGACGCTGAATCTTGCCATGAGGCTGAATGGGTGGAGCAAGACGAACCAGGTGTATACATTACTCTCACCGCCTTGCCTGGAGGTGCCAGAGATCTCAAGCGGGTTCGGTTCAG TCGGAAGAGATTCAGTGAGACACAAGCAGAACAATGGTGGCAGGAGAACCGGGCAAGGGTGTACCAGCAGTACAATGTCCGCGTGGTTGACAAATCAACCGCCAGTGTCGATAATGACATTCCATCTAACTGA
- the LOC117856598 gene encoding uncharacterized protein, producing the protein MDGHVEGLGRGTSVAAWTAPMSTFMLKNLANVVASGVKTGKGFKKVYINACTRAVNEKFNTTLNGEQIKNHLKTWQRKWAKITRLKSLSASGFDEDNYIITLDEEHYNGHVHDHKADAEYLNKPLENYAEMETIFGKDMATVKFAKDSSAPLGTEDDDTEDGAANGTGDDPSSAFEEGATSNARPNKRAKIVESEEDGLIGAFNKVGDKLAMAIMQVAKLNNELPEDLFAKVNRLSVSGFNDLQISTYYAHLVANPLTGKAFYSLPFEHQLHWMAMFVSERFPGQ; encoded by the exons ATGGACGGCCATGTCGAGGGACTTGGGAGAGGTACTAGTGTGGCTGCCTGGACAGCGCCAATGTCCACTTTCATGCTGAAAAATCTTGCCAATGTGGTTGCTAGTGGTGTTAAAACAGGAAAGGGCTTCAAAAAGGTCTATATTAATGCATGTACTAGAGCTGTCAATGAAAAATTCAACACTACACTCAATGGTGAGCAGATTAAGAATCATCTAAAGACATGGCAAAGAAAGTGGGCCAAGATAACAAGACTCAAGAGCTTGAGTGCATCTGGATTTGATGAAGATAACTACATCATCACCCTTGACGAGGAGCACTACAATGGCCATGTGCAC GATCACAAGGCTGATGCTGAGTATTTAAACAAGCCTCTTGAGAACTATGCTGAGATGGAAACAATCTTTGGGAAGGATATGGCTACAGTCAAGTTTGCAAAGGATTCAAGTGCTCCTCTTGGTACAGAAGATGATGACACTGAAGATGGAGCTGCAAATGGTACAGGAGATGATCCTAGCAGTGCTTTTGAGGAAGGGGCAACATCTAATGCAAGACCTAACAAGAGGGCCAAGATTGTTGAAAGTGAAGAGGATGGACTGATTGGTGCGTTCAACAAAGTTGGTGACAAGCTTGCCATGGCTATAATGCAGGTTGCTAAATTAAACAATGAGCTGCCAGAAGATCTCTTTGCTAAAGTGAATAGACTTTCAGTTTCAGGCTTTAATGATCTTCAGATATCCACGTACTATGCTCATTTGGTGGCCAATCCTCTCACTGGTAAAGCTTTCTATAGCTTGCCATTTGAGCACCAGTTACATTGGATGGCTATGTTTGTTAGTGAGAGGTTCCCTGGACAGTAG
- the LOC140223012 gene encoding uncharacterized protein — protein sequence MDQQTKVVTCTAAAYMLLSMMAMVIIESRKRKRAARREGITYGPIDERDRMRLEYLNNKIWKDDIVCVNMLRLNRAKFLRFCNLFRDRGLLEDTIHCSVEQQVAMFLNTVGHNLRNRLVGTNFDRSGETVSRYFNKVLRAVGELRGELIRPPSLETPTKILGNHRWDPYFKDCIGAINGTHVRASVPKDMELSFRGRKSYASKNVMAAVDFDLRFTYVLAGWEGTTHDALVLRDALECENGLRVPQGKFYLVDAGYGAKPGFLPPFRGVRYHLNEWGNNPVQNEKELFNLRHSSLRITVERAFGCLKRRFKILDDATPFFPFPTQVDIVVACCIIHNWVIQDGIDEFFMEENNLPSYNHATTYSGQASEHTEMVNFRQSIADQMWAGRQNNNIN from the exons ATGGATCAACAAACCAAGGTTGTTACTTGTACTGCTGCTGCATATATGTTGTTGTCAATGATGGCCATGGTTATTATTGAGTCTAGAAAACGTAAGCGAGCTGCAAGGAGAGAAGGTATTACTTATGGGCCTATCGATGAAAGGGATAGGATGAGACTTGAATATCTAAACAACAAAATTTGGAAGGATGATATAGTTTGTGTAAACATGCTAAGACTCAATAGAGCCAAGTTCTTGCGATTTTGCAACCTATTCAGGGATCGTGGTTTGCTTGAAGATACCATCCATTGTTCTGTTGAGCAGCAAGTGGCAATGTTTCTAAATACTGTGGGGCACAACCTTAGGAACAGATTGGTTGGGACTAATTTTGATAGATCTGGAGAAACGGTCAGCCGTTATTTTAACAAGGTTCTTCGTGCTGTTGGTGAGCTACGAGGGGAATTAATTAGGCCACCGTCATTGGAAACTCCTACCAAAATTCTAGGAAACCACAGATGGGATCCTTACTTTAAGGATTGTATTGGAGCCATCAATGGTACACATGTAAGAGCCTCTGTTCCTAAGGATATGGAGTTATCCTTTCGTGGTAGGAAGTCATATGCCTCTAAAAATGTAATGGCTGCCGTAGATTTTGATCTGCGGTTCACCTATGTATTAGCTGGTTGGGAGGGGACAACACATGATGCACTAGTATTACGAGATGCTTTGGAGTGTGAGAATGGACTTCGAGTGCCACAAG GGAAATTCTACCTAGTTGATGCCGGATATGGAGCAAAACCAGGATTCTTGCCCCCTTTTCGTGGTGTTCGTTACCACTTGAATGAGTGGGGGAATAATCCTGTACAAAATGAGAAGGAGCTATTCAACCTTAGGCACTCATCTCTTCGTATCACAGTAGAGCGTGCATTTGGGTGTCTAAAGAGAAGATTCAAAATTCTAGATGATGCCactcctttctttcctttcccgACTCAAGTAGATATTGTTGTTGCTTGTTGCATCATTCACAATTGGGTTATACAAGATGGAATTGATGAGTTCTTCATGGAAGAAAATAATTTGCCAAGTTATAACCATGCTACAACATACAGTGGACAAGCAAGTGAGCATACCGAGATGGTTAATTTTAGGCAAAGCATTGCTGATCAGATGTGGGCAGGCCGTCAAAACAACAATATTAATTAG
- the LOC117857894 gene encoding two-component response regulator ORR4 — translation MTVVDAESRFHVLAVDDSLIDRKLIEMLLRNSSYQVTTVDSGSKALELLGLRDEADDPSSPSSSSPDQQEIDVNLIITDYCMPGMTGYDLLKRVKGSSSLKDIPVVIMSSENVPARINRCLEDGAEEFFLKPVKLADMKKLKSHLLKRKEPKMCQPQIQPEPEQKLEPPPQPAHKPEEAVAEATADGTAAISDCNGSNKRKAAAMEQQQEGLTSPESTKPRLSNSSLAVET, via the exons ATGACGGTGGTCGACGCCGAGTCGCGCTTCCACGTTCTCGCGGTGGACGACAGCCTCATCGACAGGAAGCTCATCGAGATGCTGCTTAGGAACTCGTCCTACCAAG TGACCACTGTCGATTCCGGGAGCAAGGCCTTGGAGCTGCTGGGATTGAGGGATGAGGCGGACGACCCATcatcgccttcttcctcctcccctgaCCAACAG GAGATCGATGTGAATCTGATCATCACTGACTACTGCATGCCGGGCATGACAGGGTATGATCTGCTGAAGCGGGTGAAG GGGTCCTCCTCATTGAAGGACATTCCTGTGGTGATCATGTCGTCTGAGAATGTGCCTGCCCGGATCAACAG GTGCTTGGAAGATGGCGCCGAGGAGTTCTTCCTGAAGCCCGTCAAGCTCGCCGACATGAAGAAGCTCAAGTCTCATCTCCTGAAAAGGAAGGAGCCCAAGATGTGCCAGCCGCAGATACAGCCTGAGCCCGAACAGAAGCTGGAGCCACCGCCACAGCCGGCGCACAAGCCGGAGGAGGCCGTGGCAGAAGCGACCGCTGACGGAACAGCAGCCATCAGCGACTGCAACGGCAGCAAcaagaggaaggcggcggccatggagcagcagcaggaggggcTCACGTCGCCGGAGAGCACCAAGCCAAGGCTGTCCAATAGCAGCCTGGCAGTGGAGACCTGA